A genomic stretch from Thauera sp. GDN1 includes:
- a CDS encoding phosphoethanolamine--lipid A transferase yields MPEQRLSLVSPPSTPVAANPAGGTSPGSSMLAAARRWRPEMSPEGLLLGLGLYFTLSCNTPFWRALLASRGNEGGALAYLLALGVALTALNFLLFAPLLSRRTTKPLLGGLILVAAVASYYAGHFGVYFDPSMLRNVLRTDVAEARELLTPGFFLQVAALALPPLFVLQRARLRRRPLKRALAIRGASVVLALIIAAGSLGSVFKDFSGQMRNHKELRYLITPAAPLWSIARVLSRDAQAAQQPRRPVGTDARLGASWAAAKKPALFVIVVGETARAADWGLNRSGGQSPARDTTPELARRAVINFPDVTSCGTNTEVSVPCMFSLQGRRDYDEDAIRGSESLLDTLQHAGLRVVWNDNQSGCKGVCTGVERMRPDPASLPGLCDGEHCLDEALLESSRGLLRDAKGNLVLVLHQLGNHGPAYFRRYPEAFRRFTPTCDDEDLSKCSREQIANSYDNALLYTDHVLARGIDLLQELAPRYDTALLYVSDHGESLGENGLYLHGLPYSIAPAEQTRVPMVMWLSSGFAARNRLDPACLRTQADKPAAHDNLFHTVLGLLDVNTAVRDDALDLTAPCRS; encoded by the coding sequence ATGCCCGAACAGCGTCTCTCCCTCGTCTCGCCCCCCTCCACGCCCGTTGCCGCCAACCCGGCCGGCGGCACTTCCCCTGGCTCGTCCATGCTGGCCGCCGCGCGGCGCTGGCGCCCCGAGATGTCGCCAGAGGGCCTGCTGCTCGGGCTCGGCCTCTACTTCACGCTGTCCTGCAACACCCCCTTCTGGCGCGCGCTGCTCGCCAGCCGCGGCAACGAAGGCGGCGCCCTCGCGTACCTGCTCGCGCTCGGCGTCGCGCTCACCGCGCTGAACTTCCTGCTCTTCGCGCCGCTGCTCAGCCGGCGGACGACCAAGCCGCTGCTGGGCGGCCTGATCCTCGTCGCTGCGGTCGCGAGCTACTACGCCGGCCACTTCGGCGTGTATTTCGACCCGAGCATGCTGCGCAACGTGCTGCGCACCGACGTCGCCGAGGCGCGCGAGCTGCTCACCCCCGGCTTCTTCCTGCAGGTCGCGGCGCTGGCCCTGCCGCCGCTCTTCGTCCTCCAGCGCGCCCGCCTGCGCCGGCGCCCGCTGAAGCGCGCGCTGGCGATCCGCGGCGCATCGGTCGTGCTCGCGCTGATCATTGCCGCCGGATCGCTCGGCAGCGTGTTCAAGGACTTCTCGGGCCAGATGCGCAACCACAAGGAGTTGCGTTACCTGATCACCCCGGCCGCGCCGCTGTGGTCGATAGCGCGCGTGCTCAGCCGTGACGCGCAGGCGGCCCAACAGCCGCGCCGGCCCGTCGGCACGGACGCCCGCCTGGGGGCGAGCTGGGCCGCGGCGAAGAAGCCGGCGCTGTTCGTGATCGTGGTCGGTGAGACCGCGCGTGCTGCCGACTGGGGGCTGAACCGCAGCGGCGGGCAGTCGCCCGCCCGCGACACCACGCCCGAGCTCGCCCGCCGCGCGGTCATCAACTTCCCCGACGTGACGAGCTGCGGCACCAACACCGAGGTGTCGGTGCCGTGCATGTTCTCGCTGCAGGGCCGGCGCGACTACGACGAGGACGCCATCCGCGGCAGCGAGTCCCTGCTCGACACCCTGCAGCACGCCGGCCTGCGCGTGGTGTGGAACGACAACCAGTCGGGCTGCAAGGGCGTGTGCACCGGCGTGGAGCGCATGCGCCCCGACCCGGCCAGCCTCCCCGGACTGTGCGACGGCGAGCACTGCCTCGACGAGGCCCTGCTCGAGAGCAGCCGCGGGCTGCTGCGCGACGCCAAGGGCAACCTCGTGCTCGTGCTGCATCAGCTCGGCAACCACGGCCCGGCGTATTTCCGCCGTTATCCCGAAGCCTTCCGCCGCTTCACGCCGACCTGCGACGACGAGGACCTGTCGAAGTGCAGCCGCGAACAGATCGCCAACAGCTACGACAACGCCCTGCTGTACACCGACCATGTGCTCGCGCGCGGCATCGACCTGCTGCAGGAACTGGCGCCGCGCTACGACACCGCGCTGCTCTACGTTTCGGACCATGGCGAATCGCTCGGCGAGAACGGCCTCTACCTGCACGGCCTGCCCTATTCGATCGCCCCCGCGGAGCAGACCCGCGTGCCGATGGTGATGTGGCTATCGAGCGGTTTCGCCGCGCGCAACAGGCTCGATCCCGCCTGCCTGCGTACCCAGGCCGACAAGCCCGCCGCGCACGACAACCTGTTCCACACCGTGCTCGGCCTGCTCGACGTCAACACCGCGGTCCGCGACGACGCGCTGGACCTCACCGCACCCTGCCGGAGCTGA
- a CDS encoding phosphatase PAP2 family protein: MRPGELSTSVPVPALDATRRWLLAQSALLALSALVLYWTFEATDLDRLLAQSLFDPELGIFPLRRSWLLEAVMHKAAKQLTYVLVAASLYVCWQGWKGRLSWLPPRNALLAALGMLAIPLATSTAKLLTARYCPWDLVEFGGYAPYLGLFDPAPAGIKAGQCFPAGHASTGFLWIVWAVALRPAGLRMARRALLVGLLAGATLGTARMLQGAHFLSHTLWTLWLAWGVSVSLAVAVRADLGSGDRQGY; the protein is encoded by the coding sequence ATGCGGCCAGGCGAACTTTCCACCTCCGTTCCCGTGCCCGCGCTCGATGCGACGCGCCGGTGGCTGCTCGCGCAGTCCGCGCTGCTCGCACTGAGCGCCTTGGTGCTGTACTGGACCTTCGAAGCCACCGATCTCGACCGTCTGCTGGCGCAGTCACTCTTCGACCCCGAACTCGGCATCTTCCCCCTGCGGCGCAGCTGGCTCCTCGAGGCGGTGATGCACAAGGCGGCCAAGCAGCTCACCTACGTGCTGGTGGCGGCCAGCCTTTACGTCTGCTGGCAGGGCTGGAAAGGCCGGCTGAGTTGGCTGCCGCCGCGCAATGCCCTGCTCGCGGCGCTCGGCATGCTGGCGATCCCGCTCGCGACCTCGACCGCGAAGCTGCTGACCGCGCGCTACTGCCCCTGGGACCTCGTCGAGTTCGGCGGCTATGCGCCTTATCTCGGCTTGTTCGACCCCGCGCCGGCGGGCATCAAGGCCGGGCAGTGCTTCCCGGCCGGGCATGCATCGACCGGCTTCCTGTGGATCGTGTGGGCGGTGGCGCTGCGACCGGCCGGGCTGCGCATGGCACGCCGCGCGCTCCTCGTCGGCCTGCTCGCCGGCGCCACCCTCGGCACCGCGCGCATGCTGCAGGGCGCACATTTCCTGTCGCACACGCTGTGGACCCTGTGGCTGGCCTGGGGGGTGAGCGTGAGCCTCGCGGTGGCGGTGCGCGCCGACCTCGGTAGCGGAGATCGCCAGGGGTACTGA
- a CDS encoding HAMP domain-containing sensor histidine kinase, translated as MDSATSSSAAEGGAHRGRRRRLPGGLRLRIALSVTAMLLVLIVAQSLALVRLNEEMEEEFITGTLDEQLHYSIEHSRRLGTLIGPQTPNMTLYRFAPGEALPQGLSPALAGLAIGNHEDWSAGRELHVAVREADGQRYVLVYDESEHRERESAVVTTVVIGALMLTALSFVLVYAIAARLTRGLETLAERVEGERDGTPFAHDGLDAELLAVARALDRAETRQAAVLARERDFNANLSHELRTPLAGIRSDAEMLLTDPALSDKARRRAERIVATTDRTTTLANTLLMLAREARPQALETVDLGAAVRRAWERLHPAAAEALTIRSAARAEIVVDASLLELVLRNLLENALRHGEGHAIEVVLEGRCLAICDRGPGFGAEDPMRSFERFRRGGSKPGHGLGLALVQHICTACGWSVRAANRPGGGACLTIDFGPGPASA; from the coding sequence ATGGACTCGGCTACAAGCTCGTCAGCCGCTGAGGGCGGCGCGCACCGCGGCCGGCGACGCCGGCTGCCGGGCGGCCTGCGCCTCCGCATCGCGCTGTCGGTGACGGCGATGCTGCTGGTGCTCATCGTCGCGCAATCGCTCGCCCTGGTGCGGCTCAACGAGGAGATGGAGGAAGAGTTCATCACCGGCACGCTCGACGAGCAGCTGCACTACAGCATCGAGCACAGTCGCCGGCTCGGCACCCTGATCGGGCCGCAGACACCGAACATGACGCTCTACCGCTTCGCCCCGGGCGAGGCGCTGCCGCAGGGGCTGAGCCCGGCACTGGCCGGCCTGGCCATCGGCAATCACGAGGACTGGTCCGCCGGCCGCGAGCTGCACGTTGCGGTGCGCGAGGCCGATGGCCAGCGCTATGTGCTCGTCTATGACGAATCCGAGCACCGCGAGCGCGAGTCGGCCGTGGTCACCACGGTCGTGATCGGTGCACTGATGCTGACGGCCTTGTCCTTCGTCCTCGTGTACGCGATCGCCGCCCGGCTCACACGCGGGCTGGAGACGCTCGCCGAACGCGTCGAGGGCGAGCGCGACGGCACGCCCTTCGCTCACGACGGGCTCGACGCCGAGCTCCTCGCCGTGGCGCGCGCCCTGGACCGGGCCGAGACACGGCAGGCGGCCGTGCTCGCGCGCGAACGGGACTTCAACGCCAACCTGTCGCACGAACTGCGCACCCCGCTCGCCGGCATCCGCAGCGACGCCGAGATGCTGCTCACCGACCCCGCGCTGTCCGACAAGGCCCGCCGGCGTGCGGAACGCATCGTCGCCACCACCGACCGCACCACGACGCTGGCCAACACCTTGCTGATGCTCGCCCGCGAGGCCCGGCCGCAGGCGCTGGAAACGGTCGACCTGGGCGCGGCGGTGCGTCGCGCCTGGGAGCGCCTGCATCCTGCCGCGGCCGAGGCACTGACGATCCGCAGCGCCGCCCGGGCCGAGATCGTGGTCGACGCCAGCCTGCTCGAACTCGTGCTGCGGAACCTGCTGGAGAACGCGCTGCGCCATGGCGAGGGACACGCGATCGAGGTCGTGCTGGAGGGAAGGTGTCTCGCCATATGCGACCGCGGCCCCGGTTTCGGCGCGGAGGATCCGATGCGCAGCTTCGAGCGCTTCCGGCGCGGCGGCAGCAAGCCGGGGCACGGACTCGGCCTGGCGCTGGTCCAGCACATCTGCACGGCCTGCGGGTGGTCCGTGCGCGCCGCGAACCGGCCCGGCGGCGGCGCCTGCCTGACGATCGATTTCGGGCCCGGCCCAGCATCGGCGTAG